CCCGTGATAGAAATGGGCGTCGTGACCTGGACCTGCAAGCCGGAATTCCTTGGGAACTCTTACATTGTCGAAGTAAATGCTTCCGTTGATGGAGGTCCTGAAGCCCATCTTCGCCTCTGGTTTTCCAAAGGATAGTCCCTCCGCATCGCTTGGAACGTAAATAAGGGCTATTCCTTCGTCGCCCGCCTCTGGATTTGTGGTGCAGATTGTAAGGTAAAAGGCGGCGATACCGGCGTGTGTAGGCCAGGACTTGGTGCCGTTGATCACATATTCGTCTCCTTCAAGGTGTGCGCGGGTAGTAATTCCCTTTCCCTGTAAAATGGGGTTTTCCGTGTCCGCTCCACCCGTGGCATCTGTCATCGCCAGGCATGCATAGGTTACCTTGTCACCGCAGAAGGCCGGGACAAACTTGTCAAGTATCGCTTTATTGCCCGCCAGCATGGCAGGACCCAGCAAGGTGGCGTTGATCCCGACACTAAGGCTGATACCGGCATCTCCCTTTGCAAGTTCCTCACAAAGGATGGCCCCGCTTACTACACTGCTTCCGCCGCCGCCTCCGTATTCTTTGGGATAACCGGCCTTCTGCACACCTAAGGCCACCAACTTATTGTGAATTTCCTCCACGATGCCGTAGTCTTCTTCCAACTTCTCCCTTATAGGTATTATCTCTTTTTCCACGAATTTGCGGATCATGTCCCTGATGGCCTTGTCTTCTTCCGTGAGAAGGTGCTCCAGTTGCATGGCTTATGCTCCTTTCACATGGACTGGAAAAGGTTTATGGATAGAGATGGTCTTATCCTGATCTCTGTCACGGGTTTTGACCGTAATAGACTTCAACTCCACCGAGTACATAGAAATCAGCGACCCACTTTGAAAACCACTGGGGAAAGAATTCCTCTTTAAAGGCCTTTGTTTCATGCGCCTCTTTCCAGTCTTCCAGACTTGTCACATCCATGATGCCGATGAACTTATATGGAGAAGCCGCCGGTTCGGGAGGCACTCCCTGCTGTCCATTGCCTGAAATACCTCCCACCATTTTCAGGAGCGTGAAACTCCTGGCCCCCTTCTGGCCGAGCAGTAAGGGCCCTTTATAGGTTTTGCACCACTCCACATAATCTTCTTCCTTTGCGTCGTCACGAAGGTTGTAGAGGATGATTTCTTTTGCCATGGCTTTTCTCCTTTCTTTCGCTGGTGGTTTTTTTAAGTGCCAAAATCCCCTTAAAACAGACCGTTGCCCCAAGAAAAAAGGCCCCATTGCCCTGTATCGGGCAAGGGGCCTCGTTACCCCATTAGCAGGCCGCTTAAACTGCCTGGTTATGGTGTCCCCATCAGGCTTAGGCCCGGTCGGACCGTATCGCGTACTCTTCCGGGGAGTAGCTAAGATTTATGGATAGGCGGCGGGTACCAAGAGGCCTGGCCTCAACTTTGGAACATGTGCTCTGGTATAAATAACCTATAAGGTACCGGAAATCCGGCAAGGCCTGTTCCTTCCAAATGAAAAAGCCCTCGTGAACCTATTGGGCATCACGGGGGCGTCTTTACCTCCAACTGCATCGTTACAGCGATTTATTTATTAATCAAAAAGAATGGACTTTGTCAATAAAAAAATAGGGGAAACATGGATAACTATTCCAGCATTAGGATTACGGCCTCCGCCACCTCCTTCATAGGTTTGTTCTTTTTCATGCTCATTTGTTGGATACGTCTGTAGGCCTCTCCTTCCGAAAGGTTATGGGCCTTCATCAAGAGGCCCTTGGCCCTTTCCACCAATTTCCTGGTTTCAAGTTGTTCGCTGAGTTGTTTTACACGTTCATTAAGTGAAGATTCTTCAAGGAAGTGGCGGATGGCAAGTTCTATGGCCGGTGTCAGGTCCTTTTCACGGAAAGGCTTTGTAAGGTAAGCCATCACACCCGCCTCCCTTGCACCCTTTATCAGGTTTTTATCCGAATATGCAGTGAGAAGGATCACCGGTAATCTGGATGCTACTTTCTTTGCAACAGTGATTCCATCCATTTGCGGCATTTTTATATCCAGTATGGCCACATCCGGGTGGATTCGGCCGATAAGGTCCAAGGCTTCCTTTCCGTCACGGGCCTCCCCCACTACTTTATAACCCAATCCCTCCAGGGATTCCCTGAGGTCGATCCTGATCAGAGGTTCGTCATCGGCGATCAAGATGCGAAAACTCATGTCACCACCTATTTGATGCTAAGATAAGATCCTGGAATCGGAAAAGTTATCTCGGCTTGTGTGCCGCCGGGCTGGCTGATCTTAAATGTCCCATTCAGTTCGTCGTTGACCAATGTTCGGACGATTGTGAGTCCCAGGTTCCCATCACGGGCCGGATCAAACCCCTGGGGAAGTCCTGGACCGTTGTCCCTTACACTTATCCTCAACAACCCTTCTTTTTCACCGATTTCTATTGATACCTTTCCCTCTCCATCGTTCTTGATTCCATGTTGGATGGCGTTTTGAAGGAGTTCGTTAACGACGAGGGAAACGGTTGAAGCCGCTTTGGATGGGATTGAAACTGAAGGGCCGGAGATGTCTAAGGTAATTATCGGCCCTTGCTGTTGCTCTGGCAAGGCCACCCTACTGATACGCCCCAGTAGCTGGCCCAGGTCGACCAGGCCAATTTCCCCGTGGGATAACATCTCGTGCACCGCCGCGATACTCATAATTCGGTTTATACTATCTTTTAGGGCTCGCTCGGGAGATATATTGCTAAGGCGCCTCATCTGCATACGAAGGAGGCTGGCGATATTTTGGAGGTTGTTTTTCACCCTGTGGTGTACTTCCTTGTAGAAGGTAGTGTGCTTGTGCAGAGATTTGTTTTCGATAAAGAGCCCGATTTGACTGGAAATAGTTTTTAGGAATTCAATGTTCTCCGACAGGAAAACATCCTGGAAAGCCCATGTATCGCGGGATCTGGCATACAGGTTCAGGACACCCCTAAGGGCACCCTTGTAAGATATCGGCAGGGAAACAAATTCGTAAGGGAAAGGTGTCAAAAGGCCCACGGACTCATCGGTGCCGCTTTCACGGGCGGAGAAAAGGGGCCTGCAGTGGTCTGTTTGCCACCTGGTGAGCCTTTCGTCGTTTTCAATTTCTATCCTTCCAATTTCCATCCCCGGTTCCGATTCGAATCCTTCCTTTATCAGCAGGCGGTGAGTGCTGTCCATGACCCAAAGACTTAGAGCCGAAAGTTTAAGGATTTTCCTCGTATGGTGGATCATTCGGTGTGATTGGACACCGGGACTTACCGCACTGGAAAGCTCTGATCCCAACCTGTTCAAGAAATCCAGTTGCCTTATCTTGACGTCCAGTCTGTTATCGAGTTCAATCCTGTGTAGTTTGCTCGCGGTAAGCTTGCTTATGGTCTCGGCAAGCTCAAGGTCTCCTTCGTCAGGAGCGATCCTCTCATCCCTCTGCTTCAAGGAAAGTATCCCGAAACGTCTCCCATGGCTTTCCAACCATTTTACCACGAGATTTTCTCCTATGGCTTTTTCCCTGAGGAGGCCTGGAAATGCCTTTGGGCTTGAGGCAACAGCAAGCCTGAAGGCGTTTTCCTTCTGGGCCGAAAGGTAAAATGCCACGTCGGCCCATGGGAGCATCCGTGTCAACTCTTCAACCAACAACTTAAGTAATGAGTGAAGGTCTCTTTCTTCTTCGATTAAGAGGTTTATGCGGCTGATTCCTTTTATCTGGAAGGCCTTCCTGTCAAGTCGTTCGACGAAGTCCTGGTAAACACGTTTTCCCCTTTGTATAAGGGATGCTACAGGG
The genomic region above belongs to Deltaproteobacteria bacterium and contains:
- a CDS encoding acyl-CoA dehydrogenase family protein — protein: MQLEHLLTEEDKAIRDMIRKFVEKEIIPIREKLEEDYGIVEEIHNKLVALGVQKAGYPKEYGGGGGSSVVSGAILCEELAKGDAGISLSVGINATLLGPAMLAGNKAILDKFVPAFCGDKVTYACLAMTDATGGADTENPILQGKGITTRAHLEGDEYVINGTKSWPTHAGIAAFYLTICTTNPEAGDEGIALIYVPSDAEGLSFGKPEAKMGFRTSINGSIYFDNVRVPKEFRLAGPGHDAHFYHGAAGCIAQWHSSTISLGIAQAAFKIALDYTKERKSGGKPVREWSMAAGILADMAIKIELTRGAVYNLSWMMDHPEQYGPPFSPAMISRASATKIFAADTCVWVANKAAELMGSNGISPEYHLEKYLRDAKITQLWLGGQQISRYRVVRGYYDYVI
- a CDS encoding response regulator; amino-acid sequence: MSFRILIADDEPLIRIDLRESLEGLGYKVVGEARDGKEALDLIGRIHPDVAILDIKMPQMDGITVAKKVASRLPVILLTAYSDKNLIKGAREAGVMAYLTKPFREKDLTPAIELAIRHFLEESSLNERVKQLSEQLETRKLVERAKGLLMKAHNLSEGEAYRRIQQMSMKKNKPMKEVAEAVILMLE
- a CDS encoding FIST C-terminal domain-containing protein, which codes for MTRYFEAGVGTALCGEGLMMGRKAAAEALSRIRHFTPSLAFIFVSSKLDITKVARGVREVLGECPVIGTSSAGEIDGREIDGGVVVALLASKHLKVRVGMGTGVREDPTAATLKALDEAGVSNYFDPEHPLHQTLHLASPGMPGVSPVLLVLFTPGASRTQVSLSHDIHTYLRKASANRIPIFGGSSSDCFSFKSNYQICNDRISDDAAAIAFIESEILFGLGMAHGFSPTTRRALVTKASGHIVHELDGRPAREVCAKILGKTPEDLGEGSVLFSRYPFGATDIYGNSILQVPEKVLDDGSVQFAPIMRKDQVITLMQATDRDIMEAGLKAYEKALRQGGLRRPALALMFSCALRKRLMGKSSNHEVEMVAERARIPVCGYYTFGEQGLSEDGLPIYANQSVSTLVFSDELNPVASLIQRGKRVYQDFVERLDRKAFQIKGISRINLLIEEERDLHSLLKLLVEELTRMLPWADVAFYLSAQKENAFRLAVASSPKAFPGLLREKAIGENLVVKWLESHGRRFGILSLKQRDERIAPDEGDLELAETISKLTASKLHRIELDNRLDVKIRQLDFLNRLGSELSSAVSPGVQSHRMIHHTRKILKLSALSLWVMDSTHRLLIKEGFESEPGMEIGRIEIENDERLTRWQTDHCRPLFSARESGTDESVGLLTPFPYEFVSLPISYKGALRGVLNLYARSRDTWAFQDVFLSENIEFLKTISSQIGLFIENKSLHKHTTFYKEVHHRVKNNLQNIASLLRMQMRRLSNISPERALKDSINRIMSIAAVHEMLSHGEIGLVDLGQLLGRISRVALPEQQQGPIITLDISGPSVSIPSKAASTVSLVVNELLQNAIQHGIKNDGEGKVSIEIGEKEGLLRISVRDNGPGLPQGFDPARDGNLGLTIVRTLVNDELNGTFKISQPGGTQAEITFPIPGSYLSIK